One genomic region from Streptomyces venezuelae encodes:
- a CDS encoding response regulator transcription factor, with protein MRVVIAEDSVLLREGLTRLLTDRGHEVVAGVGDGEALVKLVAGLADEGALPDVVVADVRMPPTHTDEGVRAAVRLRKEYPGLGVLVLSQYVEEQYATELLAGSSRGVGYLLKDRVAEVREFVDAVVRVAGGGTALDPEVVQQLLGRSRQQDVLANLTPREREVLGLMAEGRTNSAIARQLVVSDGAVEKHISNIFLKLGLSPSDGDHRRVLAVLTYLKS; from the coding sequence GTGCGGGTGGTCATCGCGGAGGATTCGGTGCTGCTCCGCGAGGGGCTGACCCGGCTGCTGACCGACCGGGGGCACGAGGTCGTCGCCGGGGTGGGTGACGGCGAGGCGCTGGTGAAGCTGGTGGCCGGGCTCGCGGACGAGGGCGCGCTGCCGGACGTGGTGGTGGCGGACGTACGGATGCCGCCGACGCACACGGACGAGGGCGTACGGGCGGCGGTGCGGCTGCGCAAGGAGTACCCGGGTCTCGGTGTCCTGGTCCTGTCGCAGTACGTGGAGGAGCAGTACGCCACCGAACTCCTGGCCGGTTCGAGCCGGGGCGTGGGCTATCTGCTGAAGGACCGGGTGGCGGAGGTCCGCGAGTTCGTGGACGCGGTCGTCCGGGTCGCCGGGGGCGGTACGGCCCTGGACCCCGAGGTGGTGCAGCAGCTGCTCGGCCGGTCCCGGCAGCAGGACGTGCTGGCGAACCTGACCCCGCGCGAGCGGGAGGTCCTCGGTCTGATGGCGGAGGGCCGGACGAACTCGGCGATCGCGCGGCAGCTGGTGGTGAGCGACGGCGCGGTGGAGAAGCACATCAGCAACATCTTCCTGAAACTGGGCCTCTCACCGAGTGACGGTGATCATCGGCGGGTACTCGCGGTGTTGACGTATCTGAAGTCCTGA